From one Lolium rigidum isolate FL_2022 chromosome 4, APGP_CSIRO_Lrig_0.1, whole genome shotgun sequence genomic stretch:
- the LOC124647607 gene encoding uncharacterized protein LOC124647607 has protein sequence MHLAIRPAGKTAVHGRSASLPREHSHPILTHLDDCVRKLRSWSAGAAGHASGIALLDAVLASLADLLALPQAVAALQEAASFDEILDRFLVLADAYGTFQSALITLKQSVAELQIGTRRGDSVMVTTLLHAHRRAEKELCRLAATMRRTSRCTPAMSRTLDTAHNEVIGIVTEVAAATAEASEAIFLESAAMSPELVPAIVQTSNKWLARLSVRPAAKKAAPEKVMVTMERLQKLEECINGLETGSEKVFRRLLQSRVSLLNIHTPF, from the coding sequence ATGCATCTAGCGATCAGACCAGCGGGGAAGACGGCGGTGCACGGCCGGTCAGCCAGCCTGCCGCGTGAGCATTCTCATCCCATCCTGACACACCTCGATGACTGCGTCCGCAAGCTCAGGTCATGGTCGGCCGGAGCTGCCGGTCACGCCTCTGGCATCGCCCTCCTTGATGCCGTCCTGGCATCACTCGCCGACCTCCTGGCGCTGCCGCAGGCCGTGGCCGCCCTCCAAGAGGCAGCTTCCTTTGACGAAATCCTCGACAGGTTCCTTGTGCTCGCTGACGCCTACGGCACATTCCAGTCGGCGCTTATCACGCTCAAGCAGAGCGTGGCGGAGCTGCAAATCGGTACTAGGCGCGGCGACAGCGTGATGGTCACTACGTTGCTCCATGCACACAGGCGGGCGGAGAAGGAGCTGTGCCGTCTTGCCGCCACAATGCGACGCACCAGCAGATGCACTCCTGCAATGTCGAGGACTCTGGATACAGCACACAATGAGGTGATTGGCATAGTAACAGAGGTGGCTGCGGCCACTGCTGAAGCGTCGGAGGCTATCTTCTTGGAGTCTGCAGCAATGTCGCCGGAACTCGTCCCTGCAATTGTCCAGACTTCAAACAAGTGGCTGGCCAGGCTGAGCGTCAGACCCGCCGCAAAGAAGGCAGCGCCAGAGAAAGTGATGGTGACAATGGAGCGGTTGCAGAAGTTAGAGGAATGCATCAATGGGCTGGAGACCGGAAGCGAGAAGGTTTTCAGGAGACTGCTGCAGTCTAGAGTTTCACTTCTGAACATCCACACTCCCTTCTAA
- the LOC124705941 gene encoding galactose mutarotase-like: protein MAAEPEIFELSNGRITAKIASWGATITSLLVPDAQGDLADVVLGFDTLEPYLKGMAPYFGCIVGRVANRIKSGKFGLDGVEYSLPINNGPNSLHGGLKGFDKVVWDVVERKDCECPSITFQYDSKDGEEGYPGDVTVRATYSLPEATTLRLDMEAIPANKATPISLAQHTYWNLAGHNSGNILDHLIQIWGKHITPVDENTIPTGEIMPVQGTPFDFTTEQKIGARINDVPGGYDHNYVLDSGDEKNGLKHAAKLKDTSSSRMLDLWTDAPGMQFYTANYVNGITGKGGAVYGKHAGVCLETQGFPNAINQPNFPSVVVQPGAKYKHTMLYEFSA from the exons ATGGCGGCCGAGCCCGAGATCTTCGAGCTCTCCAATGGCAGGATCACGGCCAAGATCGCCAGCTGGGGCGCCACCATCACCTCCCTCCTCGTCCCCGACGCCCAAG GGGATCTCGCGGATGTTGTTCTTGGGTTCGACACCCTGGAGCCCTACTTG AAGGGCATGGCACCTTACTTTGGTTGCATAGTTGGCCGAGTTGCAAATAGGATCAAGAGTGGGAAGTTTGGTCTGGATGGAGTTGAGTATTCGTTGCCTATCAACAATGGACCGAACAGCCTTCATG GAGGATTAAAGGGGTTTGACAAGGTTGTGTGGGATGTCGTCGAGCGTAAAGATTGCGAGTGCCCATCAATCACCTTTCAATATGACAGCAAAGATGGTGAAGAAG GATACCCTGGCGATGTAACCGTTCGAGCAACGTATTCTCTTCCTGAGGCTACCACTCTAAGACTTGATATGGAAGCTATACCAGCTAACAAAGCCACTCCTATCAGCTTGGCACAGCATACTTACTGGAACCTTGCTGGCCACAACTCTGGCAACATCTTGGATCATTTGATCCAGATCTGGGGAAAACACATCACTCCAGTCGATGAAAATACAATTCCCACCGGAGAAATAATGCCCGTCCAGGGCACGCCCTTTGATTTCACGACAGAGCAAAAGATCGGGGCCCGCATCAACGATGTTCCTGGAGGGTACGACCATAACTATGTGTTGGACTCGGGTGATGAGAAGAATGGCCTGAAGCACGCAGCCAAGTTGAAGGACACATCAAGCTCACGGATGCTGGACCTCTGGACCGATGCGCCTGGCATGCAGTTCTATACCGCCAACTATGTCAATGGCATCACCGGCAAAGGCGGGGCTGTTTATGGGAAGCATGCCGGAGTATGCTTGGAAACCCAGGGCTTCCCTAATGCCATCAACCAGCCCAATTTCCCCTCTGTGGTAGTGCAGCCTGGTGCGAAGTATAAGCACACTATGTTGTATGAGTTCTCGGCATGA
- the LOC124647608 gene encoding uncharacterized protein LOC124647608, whose product MHLAIKPARKTTKAAVHARSASLPHEGSHPVIAYLGDSIRTLRSWSAGAACWASGIALVDAVLAALGDLLALPQAVEALHETAACDQLLDMFLVLADAYGSFQSALITLKQSVAELQAGTRCGDGVVVAASLRAHRRTEKELSRLVATMRHPTMRPVDTMGNEVISIVAEVAAAIAEASEAIFLELVPVAQTSNKWLSRLSIRPSAKKGATETVMSALERLEKLEECIDVLETGSENVFRRLLQFRVSLLNIHSLLTL is encoded by the coding sequence ATGCATCTAGCAATCAAACCAGCGAGGAAGACGACGAAGGCGGCGGTGCACGCCCGGTCAGCAAGCCTGCCGCACGAGGGTTCACATCCGGTCATCGCCTACCTGGGCGACAGCATCCGCACTCTCAGGTCATGGTCGGCTGGAGCAGCATGTTGGGCCTCCGGCATTGCCCTCGTCGATGCCGTCCTGGCAGCGCTCGGCGACCTCCTGGCGCTGCCGCAGGCTGTGGAAGCCCTCCACGAGACGGCTGCCTGTGATCAACTCCTCGACATGTTCCTTGTGCTCGCCGACGCTTATGGTTCATTCCAGTCGGCGCTTATCACGCTCAAGCAGAGCGTGGCAGAGCTGCAGGCTGGCACTAGGTGCGGTGACGGCGTGGTGGTCGCTGCATCGCTCCGTGCACACAGGCGGACAGAGAAGGAGCTGTCCCGCCTCGTCGCCACAATGCGACACCCCACCATGAGGCCTGTGGATACAATGGGCAATGAGGTGATCAGCATTGTGGCAGAAGTGGCTGCGGCCATTGCAGAAGCGTCGGAGGCCATCTTCTTGGAACTCGTGCCCGTAGCCCAGACCTCAAACAAGTGGCTGTCCAGGCTGAGCATCAGACCCAGTGCCAAGAAGGGAGCGACCGAGACAGTGATGTCGGCATTGGAGAGGTTGGAGAAGCTAGAGGAATGCATTGATGTGCTGGAGACCGGGAGCGAGAATGTTTTCAGGAGACTGCTGCAGTTTAGAGTTTCACTTCTGAACATCCACTCCCTTCTAACTCTGTAG